One part of the Muntiacus reevesi chromosome 18, mMunRee1.1, whole genome shotgun sequence genome encodes these proteins:
- the ARHGEF15 gene encoding rho guanine nucleotide exchange factor 15 isoform X1 yields MSAQSLPEATPPTQKPPRIIRPRPPSRARATQSPGPHHNGSSPQESPLTANEAPTPMCTPMFWEPPAPSLKPPALLPPSASKASLDSQTFPDSSSDTPSPVSRRSISPEPAPRSPVPPPKPSGSPRMALPLLPTTQVPDQDGSASAPGAVRRLAGKFEWGTEGRVQAADTLEPSPPGGADVNGERETPQGNLAGSGSQENSTPGAGLACPPCCPCVCHVGRPGLELRWVPVGGYEDGPRVPCRASPLRASCSRPSPSSLSHPPVVLTSYRSTAERKLLPPLKPPKPTRVRQDITVSGEPPQPDLDLPSEDGIQRGDSPDGAPQNDPPATTEGREEEELEELKEQNWELPLQDEPLYQTYRAAVLSEELWGVGEDGGPASANAGEAPTFARPPGPRNTLWQELPAVRASGLLDTLSAQERRMQESLFEVVTSEASYLRSLRLLTDTFVLSQALRDTLTPRDHHTLFSNVQRVQGVSERFLGKLLSRVRASPHIRDLCDVVHAHAVGPFSVYVDYVRNQQYQEETYSRLMDTNVRFSAELRRLQSLPKCQRLPLPSFLLLPFQRITRLRMLLQNILRQTEEGSSRQENAQKALGAVSKIIERCSAEVGRMKQTEELIRLTQRLRFHKVKALPLVSWSRRLELQGELTELGCRRGGMLFASRPRFTPLCLLLFSDLLLITQPKSGQRLQVLDYAHRSLVQAQQVPDPSGPPTFRLSLLSNHQGRPTHRLLQASSLSDMQRWLGAFPTPGPLPCSADTIYEDCDCSQELCSEPSTPTKTEGRNVESRAPPKHLHKNPEGWLKGLPGAFPAQLVCEVTGEHERRKHLRQHQRLLEAVGPSSGSPDAPPP; encoded by the exons ATGTCAGCCCAGTCTCTTCCGGAAGCAACACCCCCCACCCAGAAGCCCCCTCGGATCATCCGCCCCCGCCCCCCTTCTCGGGCTCGGGCTACCCAGTCCCCAGGGCCCCACCACAACGGCTCCTCCCCACAAGAATCTCCCCTTACTGCCAATGAGGCACCAACCCCCATGTGCACCCCCATGTTCTGGGAGCCCCCGGCCCCATCCCTCAAGCCCCCCGCCCTTCTGCCCCCGTCAGCTTCTAAAGCCAGCCTCGACTCCCAGACTTTCCCAGACTCGTCTTCGGACACCCCCAGCCCAGTGTCCCGGCGCTCCATCTCCCCAGAGCCTGCTCCCCGGTCTCCAGTCCCCCCACCCAAACCCTCTGGGTCACCCCGCATGGCTCTGCCCCTGCTCCCCACGACCCAGGTCCCCGACCAGGACGGCTCTGCCTCGGCCCCAGGCGCTGTGCGCAGACTGGCTGGCAAGTTTGAATGGGGGACTGAAGGCAGAGTCCAGGCTGCGGACACCCTGGAGCCAAGTCCCCCAGGGGGAGCAGATGTGAATGGGGAGAGAGAGACTCCCCAGGGCAACCTCGCTGGGAGCGGGTCCCAGGAGAACAGCACTCCAG GTGCTGGGCTGGCCTGCCCTCCCTGCTGCCCCTGTGTCTGCCACGTGGGCCGGCCTGGCCTGGAGCTCCGATGGGTGCCTGTGGGGGGCTATGAGGATGGTCCCAGGGTCCCTTGCCGGGCCTCCCCACTGCGGGCCTCCTGCTCCCGCCCCAGTCCTTCAAGCCTCAGCCACCCCCCAGTCGTCCTCACGTCCTATCGCTCCACTGCCGAGCGCAAACTCCTGCCACCCCTCAAGCCCCCCAAACCAACCCGGGTCAGACAGGACATCACCGTCTCTGGGGAGCCCCCACAGCCTGATCTCGATCTGCCCTCTGAAGATGGAATCCAAAGAG GGGACAGTCCTGATGGTGCTCCTCAGAATGATCCTCCAGCCACCACAGAGGGCAG GGAGgaagaggagctggaggagctgAAGGAGCAAAACTGGGAGCTGCCCCTGCAGGATG AACCGCTGTACCAGACCTACCGCGCAGCCGTGCTGTCAGAGGAGCTGTGGGGGGTCGGTGAGGACGGGGGTCCCGCTTCAGCAAACGCTGGGGAAGCTCCCACCTTCGCCCGTCCCCCGGGCCCTCGCAACACGCTGTGGCAGGAGCTTCCGGCCGTGCGAGCCAGCGGCCTCCTGGACACCCTGAGTGCCCAGGAGCGGCGGATGCAGGAG AGCCTTTTCGAGGTCGTGACGTCGGAGGCCTCGTACCTGCGCTCCCTGCGGCTGCTGACCGACACCTTCGTGCTGAGCCAGGCGCTCCGGGATACGCTCACCCCCCGGGACCACCACACCCTCTTCTCCAACGTGCAGCGAGTCCAGGGAGTCAGTGAGCG TTTTCTGGGGAAGTTACTGTCCCGGGTGCGCGCTTCCCCCCACATCCGTGACCTGTGCGACGTGGTGCACGCGCATGCCGTGGGGCCTTTCTCCGTGTACGTGGACTATGTGCGGAACCAGCAGTACCAGGAGGAGACCTACAGCCGCCTGAT GGACACGAACGTGCGCTTCTCCGCGGAGCTACGGCGGCTGCAGAGCCTTCCCAAGTGCCAGCGCCTCCCGCTGCCCTCCTTCCTGCTCCTGCCCTTTCAGCGCATCACGCGACTCCGCATGCTGCTGCAG AATATCCTGCGTCAGACAGAGGAGGGGTCCAGCCGCCAGGAGAATGCCCAGAAGGCCCTGGGTGCTGTCAGTAAG ATCATTGAGCGGTGCAGCGCCGAGGTCGGACGCATGAAGCAGACAGAGGAGCTGATCCGGCTCACGCAGAGGCTGCGCTTCCACAAAGTCAAG GCCCTGCCTCTGGTCTCCTGGTCCAGGCGCCTGGAGTTGCAGGGGGAACTGACAGAGTTGGGGTGCAGGAGGGGAGGCATGCTCTTTGCCTCGCGCCCCCGCTTCACCCCCCTCTGCCTGCTGCTCTTCAGTGACCTGCTGCTCATCACTCAGCCCAAGAG TGGGCAGCGGCTACAGGTTCTGGACTATGCCCATCGCTCCCTGGTCCAGGCCCAGCAGGTGCCAGACCCATCTGGTCCCCCTACGTTCCGCCTCTCTCTTCTCAGCAACCACCAGGGCCGCCCCACACACCGGCTACTCCAAGCTTCATCGCT ATCAGACATGCAGCGCTGGCTGGGTGCCTTCCCTACCCCAGGCCCCCTTCCCTGCTCTGCAGACACCATCTATGAGGACTGTG ACTGTTCCCAGGAACTCTGTTCAGAGCCTTCCACACCCACCAAGACAGAGGGACGAAATGTGGAGTCCAGGGCTCCCCCCAAGCACCTACACAAGAACCCTGAAG GCTGGCTGAAGGGGCTTCCTGGAGCCTTCCCTGCCCAGTTGGTGTGTGAAGTCACAGGGGAACATGAAAGGAGGAAGCACCTTCGTCagcaccagagactcctggaggCTGTTGGGCCGTCTTCAGGCTCCCCCGATGCCCCCCCACCCTAa
- the ARHGEF15 gene encoding rho guanine nucleotide exchange factor 15 isoform X2: protein MSAQSLPEATPPTQKPPRIIRPRPPSRARATQSPGPHHNGSSPQESPLTANEAPTPMCTPMFWEPPAPSLKPPALLPPSASKASLDSQTFPDSSSDTPSPVSRRSISPEPAPRSPVPPPKPSGSPRMALPLLPTTQVPDQDGSASAPGAVRRLAGKFEWGTEGRVQAADTLEPSPPGGADVNGERETPQGNLAGSGSQENSTPGAGLACPPCCPCVCHVGRPGLELRWVPVGGYEDGPRVPCRASPLRASCSRPSPSSLSHPPVVLTSYRSTAERKLLPPLKPPKPTRVRQDITVSGEPPQPDLDLPSEDGIQRGDSPDGAPQNDPPATTEGREEEELEELKEQNWELPLQDEPLYQTYRAAVLSEELWGVGEDGGPASANAGEAPTFARPPGPRNTLWQELPAVRASGLLDTLSAQERRMQESLFEVVTSEASYLRSLRLLTDTFVLSQALRDTLTPRDHHTLFSNVQRVQGVSERFLGKLLSRVRASPHIRDLCDVVHAHAVGPFSVYVDYVRNQQYQEETYSRLMDTNVRFSAELRRLQSLPKCQRLPLPSFLLLPFQRITRLRMLLQNILRQTEEGSSRQENAQKALGAVSKIIERCSAEVGRMKQTEELIRLTQRLRFHKVKALPLVSWSRRLELQGELTELGCRRGGMLFASRPRFTPLCLLLFSDLLLITQPKRPSRCQTHLVPLRSASLFSATTRAAPHTGYSKLHRYQTCSAGWVPSLPQAPFPALQTPSMRTVTVPRNSVQSLPHPPRQRDEMWSPGLPPSTYTRTLKAG from the exons ATGTCAGCCCAGTCTCTTCCGGAAGCAACACCCCCCACCCAGAAGCCCCCTCGGATCATCCGCCCCCGCCCCCCTTCTCGGGCTCGGGCTACCCAGTCCCCAGGGCCCCACCACAACGGCTCCTCCCCACAAGAATCTCCCCTTACTGCCAATGAGGCACCAACCCCCATGTGCACCCCCATGTTCTGGGAGCCCCCGGCCCCATCCCTCAAGCCCCCCGCCCTTCTGCCCCCGTCAGCTTCTAAAGCCAGCCTCGACTCCCAGACTTTCCCAGACTCGTCTTCGGACACCCCCAGCCCAGTGTCCCGGCGCTCCATCTCCCCAGAGCCTGCTCCCCGGTCTCCAGTCCCCCCACCCAAACCCTCTGGGTCACCCCGCATGGCTCTGCCCCTGCTCCCCACGACCCAGGTCCCCGACCAGGACGGCTCTGCCTCGGCCCCAGGCGCTGTGCGCAGACTGGCTGGCAAGTTTGAATGGGGGACTGAAGGCAGAGTCCAGGCTGCGGACACCCTGGAGCCAAGTCCCCCAGGGGGAGCAGATGTGAATGGGGAGAGAGAGACTCCCCAGGGCAACCTCGCTGGGAGCGGGTCCCAGGAGAACAGCACTCCAG GTGCTGGGCTGGCCTGCCCTCCCTGCTGCCCCTGTGTCTGCCACGTGGGCCGGCCTGGCCTGGAGCTCCGATGGGTGCCTGTGGGGGGCTATGAGGATGGTCCCAGGGTCCCTTGCCGGGCCTCCCCACTGCGGGCCTCCTGCTCCCGCCCCAGTCCTTCAAGCCTCAGCCACCCCCCAGTCGTCCTCACGTCCTATCGCTCCACTGCCGAGCGCAAACTCCTGCCACCCCTCAAGCCCCCCAAACCAACCCGGGTCAGACAGGACATCACCGTCTCTGGGGAGCCCCCACAGCCTGATCTCGATCTGCCCTCTGAAGATGGAATCCAAAGAG GGGACAGTCCTGATGGTGCTCCTCAGAATGATCCTCCAGCCACCACAGAGGGCAG GGAGgaagaggagctggaggagctgAAGGAGCAAAACTGGGAGCTGCCCCTGCAGGATG AACCGCTGTACCAGACCTACCGCGCAGCCGTGCTGTCAGAGGAGCTGTGGGGGGTCGGTGAGGACGGGGGTCCCGCTTCAGCAAACGCTGGGGAAGCTCCCACCTTCGCCCGTCCCCCGGGCCCTCGCAACACGCTGTGGCAGGAGCTTCCGGCCGTGCGAGCCAGCGGCCTCCTGGACACCCTGAGTGCCCAGGAGCGGCGGATGCAGGAG AGCCTTTTCGAGGTCGTGACGTCGGAGGCCTCGTACCTGCGCTCCCTGCGGCTGCTGACCGACACCTTCGTGCTGAGCCAGGCGCTCCGGGATACGCTCACCCCCCGGGACCACCACACCCTCTTCTCCAACGTGCAGCGAGTCCAGGGAGTCAGTGAGCG TTTTCTGGGGAAGTTACTGTCCCGGGTGCGCGCTTCCCCCCACATCCGTGACCTGTGCGACGTGGTGCACGCGCATGCCGTGGGGCCTTTCTCCGTGTACGTGGACTATGTGCGGAACCAGCAGTACCAGGAGGAGACCTACAGCCGCCTGAT GGACACGAACGTGCGCTTCTCCGCGGAGCTACGGCGGCTGCAGAGCCTTCCCAAGTGCCAGCGCCTCCCGCTGCCCTCCTTCCTGCTCCTGCCCTTTCAGCGCATCACGCGACTCCGCATGCTGCTGCAG AATATCCTGCGTCAGACAGAGGAGGGGTCCAGCCGCCAGGAGAATGCCCAGAAGGCCCTGGGTGCTGTCAGTAAG ATCATTGAGCGGTGCAGCGCCGAGGTCGGACGCATGAAGCAGACAGAGGAGCTGATCCGGCTCACGCAGAGGCTGCGCTTCCACAAAGTCAAG GCCCTGCCTCTGGTCTCCTGGTCCAGGCGCCTGGAGTTGCAGGGGGAACTGACAGAGTTGGGGTGCAGGAGGGGAGGCATGCTCTTTGCCTCGCGCCCCCGCTTCACCCCCCTCTGCCTGCTGCTCTTCAGTGACCTGCTGCTCATCACTCAGCCCAAGAG GCCCAGCAGGTGCCAGACCCATCTGGTCCCCCTACGTTCCGCCTCTCTCTTCTCAGCAACCACCAGGGCCGCCCCACACACCGGCTACTCCAAGCTTCATCGCT ATCAGACATGCAGCGCTGGCTGGGTGCCTTCCCTACCCCAGGCCCCCTTCCCTGCTCTGCAGACACCATCTATGAGGACTGTG ACTGTTCCCAGGAACTCTGTTCAGAGCCTTCCACACCCACCAAGACAGAGGGACGAAATGTGGAGTCCAGGGCTCCCCCCAAGCACCTACACAAGAACCCTGAAG GCTGGCTGA